In one Melospiza melodia melodia isolate bMelMel2 chromosome 5, bMelMel2.pri, whole genome shotgun sequence genomic region, the following are encoded:
- the NMU gene encoding neuromedin-U isoform X4 → MGHPCHPQRPAGTPERGPRRAGDGAGLPGAPLLLVFVLIASSISACKGAPMPSQALESDEDLQLLKEIDEACSAYLSTDSQPQVSSTLEELCFLIMGFLQKPQGFDEKDNTKRFLFHYSKTHDSGNSDIMEELQGPGVIQSRGYFFYRPRNGRRSVGFR, encoded by the exons ATGGGACACCCGTGCCACCCGCAGCGCCCCGCGGGCACCCCCGAGCGCGGCCCGAGGAGGGCAGGAGACGGCGCGGGGCTGCCCGGGGCCCCGCTGCTCCTCGTCTTCGTCCTCATCGCCTCCTCCATTTCTGCTTGCAAAG GTGCACCAATGCCATCCCAAGCACTCGAATCAGATGAGGATCTGCAGCTGTTGAAAGAG ATAGATGAGGCATGTTCTGCTTACCTGTCCACAGACTCTCAGCCTCAG GTATCCAGTACACTGGAAGAACTTTGTTTTTTGATCATGGGATTTCTCCAGAAACCACAG GGTTTCGATGAGAAAGACAACACCAAAAGG TTCTTATTTCATTATTCTAAGACTCATGACTCGGGCAACTCAGACATCATG GAAGAACTTCAAGGACCTGGAGTGATTCAAAGCAGAGGCTACTTCTTCTACAGG CCACGTAATGGAAGGAGATCGGTGGGTTTTCGCTAA
- the NMU gene encoding neuromedin-U isoform X2 — protein sequence MGHPCHPQRPAGTPERGPRRAGDGAGLPGAPLLLVFVLIASSISACKGAPMPSQALESDEDLQLLKEIDEACSAYLSTDSQPQVSSTLEELCFLIMGFLQKPQGFDEKDNTKRFLFHYSKTHDSGNSDIMSSVLHPLLQLVPQLNERRLKRYKLDEELQGPGVIQSRGYFFYRPRNGRRSVGFR from the exons ATGGGACACCCGTGCCACCCGCAGCGCCCCGCGGGCACCCCCGAGCGCGGCCCGAGGAGGGCAGGAGACGGCGCGGGGCTGCCCGGGGCCCCGCTGCTCCTCGTCTTCGTCCTCATCGCCTCCTCCATTTCTGCTTGCAAAG GTGCACCAATGCCATCCCAAGCACTCGAATCAGATGAGGATCTGCAGCTGTTGAAAGAG ATAGATGAGGCATGTTCTGCTTACCTGTCCACAGACTCTCAGCCTCAG GTATCCAGTACACTGGAAGAACTTTGTTTTTTGATCATGGGATTTCTCCAGAAACCACAG GGTTTCGATGAGAAAGACAACACCAAAAGG TTCTTATTTCATTATTCTAAGACTCATGACTCGGGCAACTCAGACATCATG TCATCTGTCCTGCATCCTTTACTGCAACTCGTTCCTCAGCTTAATGAGAGAAGACTGAAGAGATACAAACTGGAC GAAGAACTTCAAGGACCTGGAGTGATTCAAAGCAGAGGCTACTTCTTCTACAGG CCACGTAATGGAAGGAGATCGGTGGGTTTTCGCTAA
- the NMU gene encoding neuromedin-U isoform X1, with translation MGHPCHPQRPAGTPERGPRRAGDGAGLPGAPLLLVFVLIASSISACKGAPMPSQALESDEDLQLLKEIDEACSAYLSTDSQPQVSSTLEELCFLIMGFLQKPQGFDEKDNTKRFLFHYSKTHDSGNSDIMSSVLHPLLQLVPQLNERRLKRYKLDEELQGPGVIQSRGYFFYRPRNGRRSDYRFLT, from the exons ATGGGACACCCGTGCCACCCGCAGCGCCCCGCGGGCACCCCCGAGCGCGGCCCGAGGAGGGCAGGAGACGGCGCGGGGCTGCCCGGGGCCCCGCTGCTCCTCGTCTTCGTCCTCATCGCCTCCTCCATTTCTGCTTGCAAAG GTGCACCAATGCCATCCCAAGCACTCGAATCAGATGAGGATCTGCAGCTGTTGAAAGAG ATAGATGAGGCATGTTCTGCTTACCTGTCCACAGACTCTCAGCCTCAG GTATCCAGTACACTGGAAGAACTTTGTTTTTTGATCATGGGATTTCTCCAGAAACCACAG GGTTTCGATGAGAAAGACAACACCAAAAGG TTCTTATTTCATTATTCTAAGACTCATGACTCGGGCAACTCAGACATCATG TCATCTGTCCTGCATCCTTTACTGCAACTCGTTCCTCAGCTTAATGAGAGAAGACTGAAGAGATACAAACTGGAC GAAGAACTTCAAGGACCTGGAGTGATTCAAAGCAGAGGCTACTTCTTCTACAGG CCACGTAATGGAAGGAGATCG GATTATAGATTCCTGACTTAG
- the NMU gene encoding neuromedin-U isoform X3 — protein sequence MGHPCHPQRPAGTPERGPRRAGDGAGLPGAPLLLVFVLIASSISACKGAPMPSQALESDEDLQLLKEIDEACSAYLSTDSQPQVSSTLEELCFLIMGFLQKPQGFDEKDNTKRFLFHYSKTHDSGNSDIMEELQGPGVIQSRGYFFYRPRNGRRSDYRFLT from the exons ATGGGACACCCGTGCCACCCGCAGCGCCCCGCGGGCACCCCCGAGCGCGGCCCGAGGAGGGCAGGAGACGGCGCGGGGCTGCCCGGGGCCCCGCTGCTCCTCGTCTTCGTCCTCATCGCCTCCTCCATTTCTGCTTGCAAAG GTGCACCAATGCCATCCCAAGCACTCGAATCAGATGAGGATCTGCAGCTGTTGAAAGAG ATAGATGAGGCATGTTCTGCTTACCTGTCCACAGACTCTCAGCCTCAG GTATCCAGTACACTGGAAGAACTTTGTTTTTTGATCATGGGATTTCTCCAGAAACCACAG GGTTTCGATGAGAAAGACAACACCAAAAGG TTCTTATTTCATTATTCTAAGACTCATGACTCGGGCAACTCAGACATCATG GAAGAACTTCAAGGACCTGGAGTGATTCAAAGCAGAGGCTACTTCTTCTACAGG CCACGTAATGGAAGGAGATCG GATTATAGATTCCTGACTTAG